CAATTGGTGAGATAACTGGGATGTAGTTGTTTTCCAATAGAATATCAATTAATTCAGTGTTGATTTTTTCCGTTTCTCCAACTCTTCCTAAATCTACCATAACCTTTTCTCCATCCTTCTCAATGTATTTGAGTTTCTTCCTTGCTTTTATTAAATGCCCCGACTTTCCAGATAATCCAACTGCTTTTCCTCCAAATTTACCTATCTTTGAAACAATCTCCCCATTTATCTTCCCTATCAAAACCATCATTACAATATCTAATGTTTCCTCATCAGTAACTCTAAGCCCATGGATGAACTCTGGTTTTTTCCCCATCTTTTCCATAGCCTTATTTATTTCTGGCCCTCCTCCATGAACAACAACAGGATTTATTCCAACGAATCTCAACAAAACAATATCTTTTGCAGTCCAATTTTTTGCATTCTCATCTATCATCGCATGTCCACCGTACTTTATAACAAATCTCTTCTTCTGAAACTTTTGGATGTATGGGAGTGCCTCCATCA
The nucleotide sequence above comes from Methanotorris formicicus Mc-S-70. Encoded proteins:
- the argB gene encoding acetylglutamate kinase, coding for MEEKTNLSKAEILMEALPYIQKFQKKRFVIKYGGHAMIDENAKNWTAKDIVLLRFVGINPVVVHGGGPEINKAMEKMGKKPEFIHGLRVTDEETLDIVMMVLIGKINGEIVSKIGKFGGKAVGLSGKSGHLIKARKKLKYIEKDGEKVMVDLGRVGETEKINTELIDILLENNYIPVISPIGIDDEGKALNLNADTVAGDIAGAIDAEKLVLITDVDGIMGDINDPSTLYKKLTISEAEELMEKEIIKGGMIPKVEAAINALNKGVKSVHIINGKIPHALLLEVFTEEGIGTMIVRD